One stretch of Micromonospora echinospora DNA includes these proteins:
- a CDS encoding YczE/YyaS/YitT family protein, producing the protein MAPLGNLGHRPARRLTQLYAGLVLYGLSMALMIRSELGLDPWDVFHQGLSRQTGLSFGTVTIAVGALVLLLWIPLRQRPGLGTVSNVVAIGLVVDATLAVLPPGDGMPARTAMLVAGIVANGAATGLYLGAGLGPGPRDGLMTGFVARHPRFSVRLVRTSIEITVLGLGWLLGGTVGLGTVAYALTIGPLAQFFIPVFALPARPPSGAYAT; encoded by the coding sequence ATGGCACCGCTTGGCAATCTCGGGCACCGCCCGGCGCGACGACTCACCCAGCTCTACGCCGGGCTCGTCCTGTACGGCCTCAGCATGGCGCTGATGATCCGCTCGGAGCTGGGACTGGACCCGTGGGACGTGTTCCACCAGGGGCTCTCCCGGCAGACCGGTCTCTCCTTCGGCACCGTCACCATCGCCGTCGGCGCTCTCGTCCTGCTGCTCTGGATCCCGCTGCGGCAGCGGCCCGGCCTCGGCACGGTCAGCAACGTCGTGGCCATCGGGCTGGTCGTCGACGCCACGCTCGCCGTGCTGCCGCCCGGTGACGGCATGCCGGCGCGCACCGCGATGCTGGTGGCCGGGATCGTCGCCAACGGCGCCGCCACCGGGCTCTACCTCGGCGCCGGGCTCGGCCCCGGACCCCGCGACGGTCTGATGACCGGCTTCGTCGCCCGCCATCCCCGCTTCTCGGTCCGGCTGGTCCGCACGAGCATCGAGATCACCGTGCTGGGCCTCGGCTGGCTGCTCGGCGGGACCGTCGGTCTCGGCACCGTGGCGTACGCGCTGACCATCGGCCCGCTCGCCCAGTTCTTCATCCCGGTCTTCGCGCTGCCCGCGCGGCCGCCGAGCGGCGCCTACGCTACGTGA
- the hisF gene encoding imidazole glycerol phosphate synthase subunit HisF: protein MTVAVRVIPCLDVDAGRVVKGVNFLDLRDAGDPVELAAAYDRAGADELTFLDVTASSSDRGTMLDVVRRTAESVFIPLTVGGGVRQVADVDTLLRAGADKVGVNTAAIARPELIAEIADRFGRQVLVLSLDVRRAADGTTPSGFEVTTHGGRRGTGLDAVEWAARGAELGAGEILLNSMDADGTKAGFDLPLIQAVREVVDVPVIASGGAGEVAHFPPAVGAGADAVLAASVFHFGELTVGQVKDALRGAGHPVR from the coding sequence ATGACGGTGGCGGTACGGGTCATCCCGTGTCTGGACGTGGACGCCGGGCGCGTGGTCAAGGGAGTCAACTTCCTCGACCTGCGCGACGCGGGCGACCCGGTGGAGCTGGCGGCGGCGTACGACCGGGCCGGCGCGGACGAGCTGACCTTCCTCGACGTCACCGCCTCGTCGAGCGACCGGGGCACCATGCTCGACGTGGTGCGACGTACCGCCGAGTCGGTCTTCATCCCGCTCACGGTGGGCGGTGGCGTCCGTCAGGTCGCCGACGTCGACACGCTGCTGCGGGCCGGGGCGGACAAGGTGGGCGTGAACACCGCCGCCATCGCCCGCCCGGAGCTGATCGCCGAGATCGCCGACCGGTTCGGCCGCCAGGTGCTCGTGCTCTCGCTGGACGTGCGCCGCGCCGCGGACGGCACGACGCCGAGCGGCTTCGAGGTGACCACGCATGGTGGGCGGCGCGGCACCGGCCTGGACGCGGTCGAGTGGGCGGCGCGCGGCGCCGAGCTGGGCGCGGGTGAGATCCTGCTCAACTCGATGGACGCCGACGGCACCAAGGCCGGGTTCGACCTGCCGCTGATCCAGGCGGTGCGGGAGGTGGTCGACGTGCCGGTGATCGCCAGCGGCGGCGCGGGCGAGGTGGCGCACTTCCCGCCGGCCGTCGGCGCGGGTGCGGACGCGGTGCTCGCCGCGAGCGTCTTCCACTTCGGCGAGCTGACCGTCGGCCAGGTCAAGGACGCGCTGCGCGGCGCCGGGCACCCGGTGCGCTGA
- a CDS encoding NADP-dependent oxidoreductase, with product MSEGAVNREIHLVSRPDGWPTPENFRLVTTEVPTPGPGQVVVRNRFMSVDPYMRGRMNDVKSYVPPFALDAPLDGGAIGEVVAGEAGGVKPGDVVLHGLGWREYALVDARGARKVDPDLAPVTAYLGVLGMTGLTAYAGLLDVAAMKPGETVFVSGAAGAVGSMVGQIAKLRGAGRVIGSAGSRAKVERLTALGFDAAFDYHDGPVSKQLRAAAPDGVDVYFDNVGGDHLEAAIGAMNLHGRAAICGMIAQYNATEPPAAPRNLALVIGKRLTLRGFLVSDHGHLREQFVQEVAGWLREGRLSYDETVIDGIEQAPEAFLGLLRGENLGKMLVRL from the coding sequence ATGAGCGAGGGCGCGGTGAACCGGGAGATCCACCTGGTGTCCCGGCCGGACGGCTGGCCGACTCCGGAGAACTTCCGGCTGGTCACCACCGAGGTGCCGACGCCGGGCCCGGGCCAGGTCGTGGTCCGCAACCGGTTCATGTCCGTCGACCCGTACATGCGCGGGCGGATGAACGACGTCAAGTCGTACGTGCCGCCGTTCGCGCTCGACGCCCCGCTCGACGGGGGCGCGATCGGTGAGGTGGTGGCCGGCGAGGCCGGGGGCGTCAAGCCCGGCGACGTCGTGCTGCACGGGCTCGGCTGGCGTGAGTACGCGCTCGTGGACGCCCGGGGCGCGCGCAAGGTCGACCCCGACCTGGCGCCGGTGACCGCGTACCTGGGCGTGCTCGGCATGACCGGGCTGACCGCGTACGCCGGGCTGCTGGACGTGGCCGCCATGAAGCCGGGGGAGACCGTCTTCGTCTCCGGCGCGGCCGGCGCGGTGGGCAGCATGGTCGGTCAGATCGCGAAGCTGCGCGGCGCCGGCCGGGTGATCGGCAGCGCCGGCTCCCGGGCCAAGGTCGAGCGGCTCACCGCGCTCGGCTTCGACGCCGCGTTCGACTATCACGACGGCCCGGTGTCCAAGCAGCTCAGGGCGGCCGCCCCGGACGGTGTCGACGTGTACTTCGACAACGTCGGCGGCGATCACCTGGAGGCCGCGATCGGGGCGATGAACCTGCACGGCCGGGCCGCCATCTGCGGCATGATCGCGCAGTACAACGCCACCGAGCCGCCGGCCGCCCCGCGCAACCTGGCGCTGGTGATCGGCAAGCGCCTGACGCTGCGCGGCTTCCTCGTCAGTGACCACGGTCACCTGCGGGAGCAGTTCGTGCAGGAGGTGGCGGGCTGGCTGCGCGAGGGCCGGCTGTCGTACGACGAGACGGTGATCGACGGCATCGAGCAGGCCCCCGAGGCGTTCCTCGGCCTGCTGCGCGGCGAGAACCTCGGCAAGATGCTGGTTCGTCTCTGA
- a CDS encoding organic hydroperoxide resistance protein gives MQVLYTASARATGDGRDGHVRTSDGTVELDLAVPKEMGGAGGAANPEQLFAAGYAACFHSALRVVARKAKADVSGSVVEAEVGIGPNGSGGFGLAVTLVVDLPAVERAAAEQLVDAAHQVCPYSNATRGNVEVTRTVREAR, from the coding sequence ATGCAGGTGCTCTACACCGCCTCCGCCCGCGCCACCGGCGACGGCCGCGACGGTCACGTCCGCACCTCCGACGGCACCGTCGAGCTGGACCTCGCCGTACCGAAGGAGATGGGCGGCGCCGGCGGCGCGGCCAACCCGGAGCAGCTCTTCGCGGCCGGCTACGCGGCCTGCTTCCACTCCGCGCTGCGCGTGGTCGCCCGCAAGGCCAAGGCGGACGTCTCCGGCTCGGTCGTCGAGGCCGAGGTGGGCATCGGCCCGAACGGCAGCGGCGGATTCGGCCTGGCCGTGACGCTCGTGGTGGACCTGCCCGCGGTCGAGCGCGCGGCCGCCGAGCAGCTCGTCGACGCGGCCCACCAGGTCTGCCCCTACTCCAACGCGACCCGTGGCAACGTCGAGGTCACCCGCACGGTCCGCGAGGCCCGATGA
- a CDS encoding MarR family winged helix-turn-helix transcriptional regulator: MTDDLVLRRQVCFALYAASRALTDVYRPILDEHGLTYPQYLVLLVLWERDDDAPTVSELGAALRLDSGTLSPLLKRLEAAGLVVRTRSAADERRVEVGLTDQGRALRERMCDVPRQVATATGLTEAELVFLHGILTRVTETIHRQKEQ, from the coding sequence GTGACCGATGATCTGGTGCTGCGCCGGCAGGTGTGCTTTGCCCTCTACGCGGCGTCGCGCGCCCTGACCGACGTCTACCGGCCCATCCTCGACGAGCACGGCCTGACCTACCCGCAGTACCTGGTGCTGCTGGTGCTCTGGGAGCGCGACGACGACGCCCCCACGGTCTCCGAGCTCGGCGCTGCGCTCCGGCTCGACTCCGGCACGCTCTCCCCGCTGCTCAAGCGGCTGGAGGCGGCCGGGCTGGTGGTGCGTACCCGCTCGGCCGCCGATGAGCGCCGGGTCGAGGTGGGCCTCACCGACCAGGGCCGGGCCCTGCGGGAGCGGATGTGCGACGTGCCGCGGCAGGTGGCCACCGCCACCGGGCTCACCGAGGCCGAACTGGTCTTCCTCCACGGCATCCTCACCCGGGTCACCGAGACGATCCACCGACAGAAGGAGCAGTGA
- a CDS encoding RidA family protein has translation MVTRLGSGGPWEALYGYSRVVRAGSLAITAGCTSTVDGRVAHAGDAAAQTAQAIRIGLDALAEVGAGPGDVVRTRMYVTDRIYADEVGRAHNAVFGPVRPVATMVVVAGLIDPDLLVEVELEAYLPAG, from the coding sequence GTGGTTACCCGGCTCGGATCGGGCGGCCCGTGGGAGGCGCTGTACGGCTACTCGCGGGTGGTCCGGGCCGGTTCGCTGGCGATCACGGCCGGCTGCACCTCTACTGTGGACGGCCGGGTGGCGCACGCGGGCGACGCGGCGGCGCAGACCGCGCAGGCGATCCGGATCGGCCTGGACGCGCTGGCCGAGGTCGGCGCCGGGCCGGGCGACGTGGTGCGGACCCGGATGTACGTGACCGACCGGATCTACGCCGACGAGGTGGGCCGGGCGCACAACGCGGTGTTCGGTCCGGTGCGCCCGGTGGCGACGATGGTGGTGGTGGCCGGGCTGATCGACCCGGACCTGCTGGTCGAGGTCGAGCTGGAGGCGTACCTACCCGCCGGCTGA
- the priA gene encoding bifunctional 1-(5-phosphoribosyl)-5-((5-phosphoribosylamino)methylideneamino)imidazole-4-carboxamide isomerase/phosphoribosylanthranilate isomerase PriA: MSLTLLPAVDVADGQAVRLVQGAAGSETTYGDPLDAALAWQSDGAEWIHLVDLDAAFGRGSNAALLAEVVGKLDVQVELSGGIRDDESLRAALATGAARVNIGTAALEDPQWCDRICGEYGDRVAIGLDVRGRTLSARGWTRDGGDLYEVLARLDAAGAARYVVTDITKDGTMRGPNLELLREVCGRTDAPVIASGGVSTLDDLRALAALEPVGVEGVIAGKALYAGAFTVAEALATLRAGA, translated from the coding sequence TTGAGCCTCACCCTGTTGCCCGCCGTGGACGTCGCCGACGGCCAGGCCGTCCGGCTCGTGCAGGGCGCCGCCGGTAGCGAGACCACGTACGGCGACCCGCTGGACGCGGCGCTGGCCTGGCAGTCCGACGGCGCGGAGTGGATCCACCTGGTGGATCTGGACGCCGCGTTCGGGCGGGGCTCCAACGCCGCGCTGCTCGCCGAGGTGGTCGGCAAGCTGGACGTGCAGGTGGAGCTGTCCGGCGGTATCCGGGACGACGAGTCGCTGCGCGCGGCGCTGGCCACCGGGGCGGCCCGGGTCAACATCGGCACCGCCGCGCTGGAGGACCCGCAGTGGTGCGACCGGATCTGCGGCGAGTACGGCGACCGGGTGGCGATCGGGCTGGACGTGCGCGGCCGTACCCTGTCGGCGCGCGGCTGGACCCGCGACGGCGGTGACCTCTACGAGGTGCTGGCCCGGCTCGACGCCGCGGGCGCCGCGCGGTACGTGGTCACCGACATCACCAAGGACGGCACCATGCGCGGGCCGAACCTGGAGCTGCTGCGCGAGGTGTGCGGGCGTACCGATGCCCCGGTCATCGCCTCCGGCGGCGTGTCCACGCTCGACGACCTGCGGGCGCTGGCCGCGCTGGAGCCGGTGGGCGTGGAGGGCGTGATCGCCGGGAAGGCGCTCTACGCGGGCGCGTTCACCGTCGCCGAGGCGCTGGCCACGTTGCGGGCCGGCGCGTGA
- the hisH gene encoding imidazole glycerol phosphate synthase subunit HisH yields the protein MARRVVVLDYGSGNLRSAERAVARAGAEVTVTDDLAAAASADGLVVPGVGAFAACMAGIEALGAGPVIAERVAAGRPVLGICVGMQILFGHGEEHGVVTKGLGLLPGGVSRLPARRLPHMGWNTVRPPAGSTLFAGLPADTRFYFVHSYGVTEPAALAEAGATVTTAHHGTDFVAAVERGALSAAQFHPEKSADAGAALLRNWLGTL from the coding sequence ATGGCGCGGCGGGTGGTGGTGCTCGACTACGGCTCGGGCAACCTGCGCTCGGCCGAGCGCGCGGTGGCGCGGGCCGGCGCCGAGGTGACAGTCACCGACGACCTGGCCGCCGCCGCGTCGGCCGACGGCCTGGTGGTGCCGGGCGTCGGCGCGTTCGCCGCCTGCATGGCCGGGATCGAGGCGCTGGGCGCCGGGCCGGTCATCGCCGAGCGGGTCGCCGCGGGGCGGCCGGTGCTGGGCATCTGCGTCGGCATGCAGATCCTCTTCGGGCACGGCGAGGAGCACGGCGTGGTCACCAAGGGGCTGGGGCTGCTGCCCGGCGGGGTGAGCCGGCTGCCCGCGCGGCGGCTGCCGCACATGGGCTGGAACACCGTGCGCCCGCCGGCCGGCTCGACGCTGTTCGCCGGCCTGCCGGCCGACACCCGGTTCTACTTCGTGCACTCCTACGGGGTGACCGAGCCGGCGGCGCTGGCCGAGGCGGGCGCCACTGTGACCACCGCGCACCACGGCACGGACTTCGTGGCGGCGGTGGAGCGGGGCGCGCTGTCGGCCGCGCAGTTCCACCCGGAGAAGTCGGCCGACGCCGGGGCCGCGCTGCTGCGTAACTGGCTCGGCACGCTGTGA
- the hisB gene encoding imidazoleglycerol-phosphate dehydratase HisB — translation MSRIARIERVTNETKVLVEIDLDGTGKADIETGVGFYDHMLNQIARHGGFDLTVHTVGDLEIDAHHTMEDTALALGAAFDRALGDKAGIRRYGSATVPMDEVLVRAAVDLSGRPYVVHDEPALAPYIGPVYPTSMTRHIWESFGQSARITLHVDVLRAARPGGHPDAHHVVEAQFKAVSRALREATALDPRNAGVVPSTKGAL, via the coding sequence ATGAGCCGGATCGCCCGGATCGAGCGGGTCACAAACGAGACCAAGGTGCTCGTCGAGATCGACCTCGACGGCACCGGCAAGGCCGACATCGAGACCGGCGTCGGCTTCTACGACCACATGCTCAACCAGATCGCCCGGCACGGCGGCTTCGACCTGACCGTGCACACCGTCGGCGACCTGGAGATCGACGCGCACCACACGATGGAGGACACCGCGCTCGCGCTGGGCGCCGCGTTCGACCGGGCGCTGGGCGACAAGGCCGGCATCCGGCGGTACGGCTCGGCCACCGTCCCGATGGACGAGGTGCTGGTCCGGGCCGCCGTCGACCTGTCCGGCCGCCCGTACGTGGTGCACGACGAGCCGGCGCTGGCCCCGTACATCGGGCCGGTCTACCCGACGAGCATGACCCGGCACATCTGGGAGTCGTTCGGCCAGTCGGCCCGGATCACGCTGCACGTGGACGTGCTGCGCGCGGCCCGCCCCGGCGGTCACCCGGACGCGCACCACGTGGTCGAGGCGCAGTTCAAGGCCGTCTCCCGCGCGCTGCGCGAGGCCACCGCGCTGGACCCGCGTAACGCGGGCGTGGTGCCGTCCACGAAGGGCGCGCTCTGA
- a CDS encoding histidinol-phosphate transaminase, with protein sequence MTTLDDLPIRDDLRGRTPYGAPQLDVPVRLNTNENSYPVPEPVVEAIGKAVAAELRDLNRYPDRDAVALRADLAAYLGHGLTADHVWAANGSNEIQQQLLQAFGGPGRTALGFTPAYSMHPLLALGTGTRWVPARRGEDFGLTADEAVAQVREHRPDVVFLCSPNNPTGTALDPAVVAAVLDEAPGMVVVDEAYAEFARPGTVSALAVLPGHPRLVVTRTMSKAFGFAGGRLGYLAADPAVVDAVQLVRLPYHLSALTQAAARAALAHRDALLGTVAAIMRQRDRIVAELRARGHRVADSDANFVLFAVDGDQAVAWRTLLDAGVLVRDVGLPGWLRVTAGTPTETDAFLTAMENVS encoded by the coding sequence GTGACCACGCTCGACGACCTGCCGATCCGCGACGACCTGCGCGGACGCACACCGTACGGCGCGCCGCAGCTCGACGTGCCGGTGCGGCTGAACACCAACGAGAACTCCTACCCGGTGCCCGAGCCGGTGGTCGAGGCGATCGGCAAGGCGGTCGCCGCCGAGCTGCGGGACCTCAACCGCTATCCGGACCGGGACGCGGTGGCGCTGCGCGCCGACCTGGCCGCCTACCTGGGGCACGGGCTCACCGCCGACCACGTGTGGGCCGCGAACGGCTCCAACGAGATCCAGCAGCAGCTGCTGCAGGCGTTCGGTGGTCCCGGGCGCACCGCGCTCGGCTTCACCCCGGCGTACTCGATGCACCCGCTGCTGGCGCTCGGCACCGGCACCCGGTGGGTGCCCGCCCGGCGCGGCGAGGACTTCGGGCTCACCGCCGACGAGGCGGTGGCCCAGGTCCGGGAGCACCGGCCGGACGTGGTGTTCCTCTGCTCGCCGAACAACCCGACCGGCACCGCGCTCGACCCGGCGGTGGTCGCCGCCGTGCTGGACGAGGCGCCCGGCATGGTGGTCGTGGACGAGGCGTACGCCGAGTTCGCCCGGCCGGGCACGGTGAGCGCGCTCGCCGTGCTGCCCGGCCACCCGCGGCTGGTGGTGACCCGCACCATGAGCAAGGCGTTCGGCTTCGCCGGTGGCCGGCTCGGCTACCTGGCCGCCGACCCGGCGGTGGTGGACGCGGTGCAGCTGGTCCGGCTGCCGTACCACCTGTCCGCGCTCACCCAGGCCGCCGCCCGCGCGGCGCTGGCGCACCGGGACGCCCTGCTCGGCACCGTGGCCGCGATCATGCGGCAGCGCGACCGGATCGTCGCCGAGCTGCGCGCGCGGGGCCACCGGGTGGCCGACAGCGACGCCAACTTTGTGCTGTTCGCCGTCGACGGGGACCAGGCGGTGGCCTGGCGTACCCTGCTCGATGCCGGCGTGCTGGTGCGTGACGTCGGCCTGCCCGGCTGGCTGCGCGTCACCGCCGGCACCCCGACCGAGACCGACGCCTTCCTCACCGCGATGGAGAACGTTTCATGA
- the hisD gene encoding histidinol dehydrogenase has translation MLNRIDLRGGARDPRRLLPRAQLDVSVAVERIRPLVEAVREHGYPAIREASERFDGVSPERLRVPVETIRAAEGELDPQVRAALLESITRARKVHADQRRTDHTTNVVPGGTVTERWVPVDRVGLYVPGGLAMYPSTVVMNVVPAQAAGVRSLVVVSPPQKDNDGLPDRRVLAACALLGVDEVYAVGGAQAVAMLAYGAGVDPAGDERCEPVDMITGPGNIWVTAAKRLLRGVVGIDAEAGPTEIAILADDTADPAHVAADLISQAEHDPLAASVLVTPSTALADAVDAELARQAPAAKHAERIGTALRGEQSGVVLVDDLEAGLRVVDAYAAEHLEIQTENAREWALRVRNAGAVFVGAWSPVSLGDYCAGSNHVLPTGGCARHSSGLSVQSFLRGVHLIEYTQDALRDVAPHVVTLATVEDLPAHGQAVSVRFPDGGAS, from the coding sequence GTGCTGAATCGGATCGACCTGCGCGGCGGGGCACGTGACCCGCGCCGCCTGCTGCCCCGTGCCCAGCTCGACGTCTCCGTGGCGGTCGAGCGGATCCGCCCCCTGGTCGAGGCGGTCCGGGAGCATGGGTACCCGGCGATCCGGGAGGCCAGCGAACGGTTCGACGGCGTCTCCCCGGAGCGGCTGCGGGTGCCGGTCGAGACGATCCGCGCCGCCGAGGGCGAGCTGGACCCGCAGGTACGCGCCGCGCTGCTGGAGTCGATCACCCGGGCCCGCAAGGTCCACGCCGACCAGCGCCGCACCGATCACACCACGAACGTGGTGCCCGGCGGCACGGTGACCGAGCGGTGGGTGCCGGTCGACCGGGTCGGTCTCTACGTCCCCGGCGGCCTGGCCATGTACCCGTCGACAGTGGTGATGAACGTGGTGCCGGCCCAGGCGGCCGGAGTGCGCTCGCTGGTGGTGGTGAGCCCGCCGCAGAAGGACAACGACGGCCTGCCCGACCGGCGGGTCCTCGCCGCCTGCGCGCTGCTCGGCGTGGACGAGGTGTACGCCGTCGGCGGCGCCCAGGCGGTCGCCATGCTCGCGTACGGCGCGGGCGTCGACCCGGCCGGGGACGAGCGCTGCGAGCCGGTCGACATGATCACCGGTCCGGGCAACATCTGGGTCACCGCCGCGAAGCGGCTGCTGCGCGGCGTGGTCGGCATCGACGCCGAGGCCGGGCCGACCGAGATCGCGATCCTGGCCGACGACACCGCCGACCCGGCGCACGTCGCCGCCGACCTGATCAGCCAGGCCGAGCACGACCCCCTCGCCGCCAGCGTGCTGGTCACCCCGTCCACGGCGCTTGCCGACGCGGTCGACGCCGAGCTGGCCCGGCAGGCGCCCGCGGCCAAGCACGCCGAGCGGATCGGCACCGCGCTGCGCGGCGAGCAGAGCGGCGTGGTCCTGGTCGACGACCTGGAGGCAGGGCTGCGGGTGGTCGACGCGTACGCGGCCGAGCACCTGGAGATCCAGACCGAGAACGCCCGCGAGTGGGCGCTGCGGGTCCGCAACGCCGGGGCGGTGTTCGTGGGCGCCTGGTCGCCGGTGTCGCTCGGCGACTACTGCGCGGGCTCCAACCACGTGCTGCCCACCGGCGGCTGCGCCCGGCACTCCTCCGGGCTGTCCGTGCAGTCCTTCCTGCGCGGCGTCCACCTGATCGAATACACGCAGGACGCGCTGCGCGACGTGGCCCCGCACGTGGTCACGCTGGCGACGGTGGAGGACCTGCCGGCGCACGGCCAGGCGGTCAGCGTCCGGTTCCCCGACGGCGGCGCGTCGTGA
- a CDS encoding LON peptidase substrate-binding domain-containing protein produces the protein MSARLPVFPLGTVLFPGLVLPLHIFEERYRALVRHLVALPEGAPREFGVVAIRAGWEVAPAGPPGRFGLTAGEVTLHEVGCTAELRQVTELADGGFDIVTVGRRRFRLAEVDHAAEPYLTAEVQWLPEPGGPDEVADLLAARVISVFRQYLGLIRPDQQEISEQLPEDPTVLSHLVAATAALTVDDRQRLLAIDDTAARLRAELRLLNRETALLRQVRAVPVPLSELAGLPAPN, from the coding sequence GTGAGCGCACGGCTGCCGGTGTTCCCGCTCGGGACCGTCCTCTTCCCGGGGCTGGTCCTTCCGCTGCACATCTTCGAGGAGCGCTACCGGGCGCTGGTGCGCCACCTGGTGGCGCTGCCCGAGGGCGCGCCGCGCGAGTTCGGCGTGGTGGCGATCCGGGCCGGCTGGGAGGTGGCGCCGGCCGGGCCGCCGGGGCGCTTCGGGCTGACCGCCGGCGAGGTCACGCTGCACGAGGTGGGCTGCACCGCCGAGCTGCGGCAGGTCACCGAGCTGGCCGACGGCGGATTCGACATCGTCACAGTGGGCCGGCGCCGGTTCCGCCTCGCCGAGGTCGACCACGCCGCCGAGCCCTACCTCACCGCGGAGGTGCAGTGGCTGCCCGAGCCGGGCGGCCCGGACGAGGTCGCCGACCTGCTGGCGGCCCGGGTGATCTCGGTGTTCCGGCAGTATCTCGGCCTGATCCGGCCGGACCAGCAGGAGATCTCCGAGCAGTTGCCGGAGGACCCGACGGTGCTGTCGCACCTGGTCGCCGCGACCGCCGCGCTGACCGTGGACGACCGGCAGCGGCTGCTCGCGATCGACGACACGGCCGCCCGCCTGCGGGCCGAGCTGCGCCTGCTCAACCGGGAGACGGCGTTGCTGCGGCAGGTCCGGGCGGTGCCGGTGCCGCTCAGCGAGCTGGCTGGTCTCCCGGCGCCGAACTGA
- a CDS encoding DUF2567 domain-containing protein, which produces MTPDTPDPERTRERTDGSEARPAGEQPSGWPGGPPGWPGGLPVPAGTPVTAPGADPLAGHPGVVAQLPGASPAARRSAGRVVTTTLGVAALLTALGAPLGLLWAWAAPATPVRQTPAGAVYATTQPEQPIAADGWFSLLTLGFGVLAAIALWVVLRRRRGPAGLLAVTLGGLGAAVVAWQVGRRIGLSTFQRLVETAPPGTAFTKPVDLRAGGVDWFGPLPLPHGNLLLAAFGAAVTYTLLAGWSRWPSLRPEPEFDGGWPPPPPGFSSAPGDQPAR; this is translated from the coding sequence GTGACTCCGGACACCCCTGATCCCGAGCGGACGCGCGAGCGTACCGACGGCAGCGAGGCGCGGCCCGCGGGCGAGCAGCCCTCCGGCTGGCCCGGCGGACCGCCCGGCTGGCCCGGCGGACTGCCGGTGCCGGCCGGCACCCCGGTCACCGCGCCTGGCGCCGACCCGCTCGCCGGGCATCCGGGCGTCGTGGCGCAGCTGCCCGGGGCGTCGCCCGCGGCCCGGCGATCCGCCGGCCGGGTCGTGACGACCACCCTCGGCGTGGCCGCGCTGCTCACCGCGCTCGGCGCGCCGCTCGGGCTGCTCTGGGCGTGGGCGGCGCCCGCCACCCCGGTGCGGCAGACACCGGCCGGCGCGGTCTACGCCACGACGCAGCCGGAGCAGCCGATCGCCGCGGACGGCTGGTTCAGCCTCCTGACCCTCGGCTTCGGCGTGCTCGCCGCGATCGCCCTGTGGGTGGTGCTGCGCCGCCGGCGCGGCCCGGCGGGCCTGCTCGCGGTCACCCTCGGCGGCCTCGGCGCGGCGGTGGTGGCCTGGCAGGTCGGCCGCCGGATCGGCCTGTCCACGTTCCAGCGGCTGGTGGAGACCGCGCCGCCGGGCACCGCCTTCACCAAACCCGTCGACCTGCGCGCCGGTGGCGTCGACTGGTTCGGCCCGCTCCCGCTGCCGCACGGCAACCTGCTGCTCGCCGCGTTCGGCGCGGCTGTGACGTACACGCTGCTTGCGGGCTGGTCGCGGTGGCCGTCGCTGCGGCCGGAGCCGGAGTTCGACGGCGGGTGGCCGCCGCCCCCGCCGGGGTTCAGTTCGGCGCCGGGAGACCAGCCAGCTCGCTGA